GTTGTCATACAAGTTCTGCCAGGCCTTTCCACTTAAGATGTAACGGATGGCAAACTTCATTAGGTCGAGGGGCACGTAGAAGACGATGCTGTAAAGCCAGATCACACCAGCCCATCCCCAACCGCATCCCTTAATTCTTGCAAAGCCCCAGTTGGCGTATACAGCTATTAGAGTTGCAACCTACAAAGTAAATCCGTTTATCAGCAACTTCAGCTCATGGTAAGCTGATTTTATTTCAGATCATAAGTCTGGTTCCTTAGAAAGTTACCAGTTGGGCGATGATGAAAGCAGTCACTAGCAGAAGTCCGGGGCGTTCAACGAATGACCAGCTCCGTGACCTGGTCACAAATATAAGGGCTTGGCTGACAATACTCACTTGCAAGTATAGAGCAGCCATCATTTCGTCCTCGTTATCTCTAATATTTCTAACTCCAAAGTTGTCCTGCGTTTTTTTAGCAAAAAGTGAATAAGATTCGAGGACTACTAGTAGTGGTTTAATAGGAAATTTTCATAGTATGTTTCATGTGGAGAACAAAGAAAAGCATATGAGAAGAACAGTAGACTTCTTACAGCAAAAAAGTCTGTTTTATGCATCAGCCAGAAGAATATAACAGTCATCAAAGCAAGATAGCCTCCAAGAACTATGCCGGTGGCAAAAATCTCTTTCAGTTTCCAGCTGTCGGGCAATGGAGATGGCTTCACTCTGTCCTTTGAGATGGTCATAATTGTACCTAAGGAGACCAGAATTATTTAACTGTTAGTTATCCACATTTTCAAAGACATAACAAAGCTAacatcaaataaattgaatattacCGTCATTCAGAATGGCAATGATTAGAACCATGAAGGGGGAGAAGTCAAACTTCCAAATCAAAGCAATAAACATGAAACCAAACTGCAAAACAGAAGGGAATAACATATGAATCATTCTCTCGGAGGTATTATAGTCACCAGTTAAACGTTTTAGAAATGCCACAATCAACTTACCACAATACGGATGGTGATGGAGACAGCATAGATCTGCCAGACAGAAAACGATAGTCTTAATAACCGCTTCAAGTGAAAAAGTACAGCTGCATAGTAGaagagaaagttgaaaaatagacTAACTGTATAGTTCTTCATTCTCTGGAAAATAGCTCTGCTTGTCAACACGGCGCTAATTATAACACTGAGCCCAGGTTCAGTTAGCACAATGTCGGAAGCACTTCTTGCAGCATCAGTAGCATCAGCAACAGCAATTCCGATATCTGCCTTCTTTAGAGCAGGGGCATCATTGACACCATCTCCCGTCATTCCAACAATGTGCTTCCTTTCTTGCAACTTCTTCACTATTTCATATTTGTGCTCTGCATGGCACAAGAAAGAAGGTAAATTTTTCTATCCTCTCCAGTGAAAAAGACATAAAGATTTGAGATTCCATTCAACGTCGAGGATGAAATGTAACTTAACAAAACTGACCTGGGAAGACCCCAGCAAAACCATCTGCCTTCTCAATCAGTTCTTCGACAGGGAGGCCGGCTATAGACTCATCCTTGTGTTGACCAAGTAAGGAAGCAGATGGGTACATGTTTACTCCCATTCCAAGCCTACGACCGGTTTCCTTAGCGATGGCAAGTTGATCACCTAGAATTTTCAGAAACAGAATCGATCTGAGTATGGAGATTGATTCAGAAGATCAGTAGGTTGTTGATGAAACAATTCACTTACCAGTAATCATTTTGACATTTACACCGAGGTTTAGAGCCCTGCGGATAGTTTCTGCACTATCATGTCTTGGAGGGTCAAAAAGGGATAGGAGTCCGACAAATTGCCATGGACCCCCAGGGGCATCCTTTGATTTCTCTGGCACTTCCTGAAGAACATAAGACATTTGTTTGTTAGGTAACTGAGCTAATGAAAAGAAGATAAGGAGCAAAACACCCGTGGATTAAAAGATCAGAACTCAATCGCTACGTAACCTGTCTAGCAACAGCCAATGATCGGAGACCACGTTCggcaaatttatcaataacaCTGTGGACCTTTTTCTTCAAGTCTTCCTTGCAGTTGCAGAGAGACAAAATCTGATCCaacgaaagaagaaaataaaatagtactGAGtacatttgaaaattatttataggtTGATGGACCAGTAGGCCAAGAATGAACTAGAGAGCCCACCTGCTCAGGGGCTCCCTTGCTGGCACGGTGCCAGTTCCCATTAGAGTCGATGTAAGTCAAAGCAGTCCTCTTATCCACAGGGTTGAAGGGGAAGAAGTGGACCTCTTTGATTCCAGCTCTCGCCTGAAAATCGAATACATGTCAATGGGAAATCAGCTTTCCTCCATTTTATGTTTAACATATAACTCAAAACACATAAgcaaaatgaacaaaaatgagaaatacCTCCTTAGGATCAGCAAGTGTACCAACAATGGCGGCATCAATAGCATCTTGATTTTCAATTCTTGAAGCCCTTGCAGCAAGAAGTAGCACATGATCAGGATCGACACCCTTAGCAAAGACCTCAATCAAGCTTTTATCAACTGTAAGCTTGTTTAGTGTTAAAGTTCCAGTCTTGTCACTGCACAAGACGTCCATTCCAGCCATTTCCTCGATAGCTGTCATTCTTTTGGTGATAGCTCCCTGCTGGGATAGTCTGTGGGATCCAATAGCCATAGTGACGGACAAGACAGTGGGCATAGCAATTGGAATTCCTCCGATCAAGAGAACAAGGAGATTGTCGATTCCCTTTCTGTACTCCCTGCGTTGAATCGGGTACATGACGATAATCTCAGCCAGCATACCGACGGCAATCGAGCAAATGCAGAAG
The window above is part of the Sesamum indicum cultivar Zhongzhi No. 13 linkage group LG2, S_indicum_v1.0, whole genome shotgun sequence genome. Proteins encoded here:
- the LOC105155707 gene encoding plasma membrane ATPase 4 encodes the protein MGGDKAISLEEIKNETVDLEKVPIEEVFEQLKCTREGLSSEEGANRLQIFGPNKLEEKKESKILKFLGFMWNPLSWVMEAAAVMAIALANGGGKPPDWQDFVGIVCLLVINSTISFIEENNAGNAAAALMAGLAPKTKVLRDGRWSEQEAAILVPGDIISIKLGDXXXXLLEGDPLKVDQSALTGESLPVTKNNYDEVFSGSTCKQGEIEAVVIATGVHTFFGKAAHLVDSTNQVGHFQKVLTAIGNFCICSIAVGMLAEIIVMYPIQRREYRKGIDNLLVLLIGGIPIAMPTVLSVTMAIGSHRLSQQGAITKRMTAIEEMAGMDVLCSDKTGTLTLNKLTVDKSLIEVFAKGVDPDHVLLLAARASRIENQDAIDAAIVGTLADPKEARAGIKEVHFFPFNPVDKRTALTYIDSNGNWHRASKGAPEQILSLCNCKEDLKKKVHSVIDKFAERGLRSLAVARQEVPEKSKDAPGGPWQFVGLLSLFDPPRHDSAETIRRALNLGVNVKMITGDQLAIAKETGRRLGMGVNMYPSASLLGQHKDESIAGLPVEELIEKADGFAGVFPEHKYEIVKKLQERKHIVGMTGDGVNDAPALKKADIGIAVADATDAARSASDIVLTEPGLSVIISAVLTSRAIFQRMKNYTIYAVSITIRIVFGFMFIALIWKFDFSPFMVLIIAILNDGTIMTISKDRVKPSPLPDSWKLKEIFATGIVLGGYLALMTVIFFWLMHKTDFFADNFGVRNIRDNEDEMMAALYLQVSIVSQALIFVTRSRSWSFVERPGLLLVTAFIIAQLVATLIAVYANWGFARIKGCGWGWAGVIWLYSIVFYVPLDLMKFAIRYILSGKAWQNLYDNKTAFTTKKDYGKGEREAQWALAQRTLHGLQTPEATNIFNEKSSYRELSEIAEQAKRRAEIARLRELHTLKGHVESVVKLKGLDIETIQQHYTV